The Spinacia oleracea cultivar Varoflay chromosome 2, BTI_SOV_V1, whole genome shotgun sequence DNA segment aaacaacacaaacaaattaAATCATGCCACGTGGAACTTAAGCCAAGGGACTGAACTTTTTAACCTAAAGAGACTAAacttttatttaatttgattaattttaacGGAAAAGTAAATAGTAAATCCTAAATggtgaaaaataataattacataTCTTAAATGGTGAAAAAACTAAAGGTTAGTCCATATTTATGCTTATCTCAAAAATTGTCCGTAGTGAAGAGGTAGTTTAATTTGAACAGGCGCCGGTAAAGAGGAGCTAATAAAAAGAAGGAACTATTTGAACAAGACAAGCCCCTCTTCATTCCTCAAAGTAAAACCTAGCTCGCGGCAGAAACCAAGACGAAGAGAGACTCTGGTTGCTGCTGGGTCCGATACTCTTGCTCGTCACTCAAATCTTTggtatttttctctctcctattttccTGTCATTCATGCTTTTTGTGTTCATGTGTCTATCAAATCGAAGCATTTTTTTTCCGtgtttaactttatttttttgCTGTATTGGAGTTTTCTtcgttttttgattttttgtttgattttcagTAGGTGATTGATTTTTAGGTTACCTTTTTTGGATAGCTTCAGATTGTTGCAAAAAAAGTCGAAAAACCctcataaaccctaattttgttaTTGCAGTTTAATTTAGAAGTTGATCTGATGTAGCGAGCTTAAACAAAACTTTATTAGTTGTTATTAGCCTATTCTTTTGATGAAATTATAGTAGCTAAATGGATGTTGACCATAAGTTTACATTCAAAGCTTTGCGAATAATGTAGTCCAATTCAATTATACTGGATTTTATGGTTAAGTTGAACGTAGGGAGGGGGTTTGGACCGTCTTCATTTTCGAGCTTAACATTGCATTGCATTTTAATATGTGGAAGCTGTTCGGTTTTTGAAATCTTGTTTTGCGATGTAATAATCGAGACCCCATTGATCTGTAGCTCTTTGAGTGGGAATTTAATACAAATGTTTAGTTATTTTGAGGTTCAATAGTATATCCTGTAATTTCTAGATTCTTTCATGCGCAAGTGCATGACATTTTTAGGGAAATATCCTGCTTTTGGACTTGGTGTTTTATGGCTGTTTTTTCTCTCACCTGCCTGATGTTGCTCTATGCTAAATTGGAATAATTTCAAAGTTGAGATCTCCAAACAGATTTTTAAAGTGAAAATCTAATTGCCTGAATGATGTATGTTGCTAGTTCGACATATTCATGTGCTTTCTTCTGCATATACTGTGATTTTTTGGTTGGTGTTGGTGAAATGTCAATCTTTTTAGTTACTCCGTACCTTTTAGTTCTCATCCTTATTCCTCCTTTTGATTCATCATGCTCCTTACATCTGTATATTCCTCTTCCTAGAGGTATTAGGGGATTCCCTAATTTGAAGATTTGCAAGATGAGGGCCATCTTCTGCGGGAACTTGGAATATGATGCGCGGCAATCTGAGGTCGAGCGGGTTTTTAAAAGATATGGGAGGGTCGAAAGGGTTGATATGAAGTCTGGTTAGTATTTTGTTGGCTCTTGTTTTTTGTTAAGATTTTTGCGATGTTTTTATTGTGTTATGTGTCAAATTAATGCTTAGTCTagttttgttgtttgtttttaagaACATAGAATATGTTGGCTGTTGCCCATCCTTTTTTGTGTGGCTGTTGTTTGCTACTGCTACTGTTGCAACTTCTGCTACTGctgctattattattattccctATTTACCATCTGATTTCTTTCTTCTACAAATTTCTGgttacttttttctttttcaaaagGATGTGTTGAAATGTTGCTTTTTGCGGGTTTCTACTAATTGTCTTTAAGTAGTGAAGGCATGGTATGTACATTTTGGCGCATTTATATCTTGTCAGTTGTCATTGCAGGTTTAATATTTGGTGTTTTATTCTTCTTCTGTGCATTGCTTATTCTAGTTTTTGGTATTTGAATGCATTTACTATGTTTTTTCTGTTGCATTAATCGTGTTCCAAGGTGTTTCCATTTGCTAAAGAGGGTGGGGAAAGTGTATATTCAAAATGTGGTTGGTATTGTTTTCTTTCATGTCAATTTGGATGTCATCACTTGGTAGAACCGTAGAAGAACAGCAAGATTACCATCTGGCTGTCACCCCCTCCCCCGGTGGTTGTAGACATTGTAGTTGAGAACACGATGTGAATCTACGATTTATATAGACTGGAAGAAAAGATTATCAATATTCCAAGGAAGCATTATCCTTAGTACTGCTTATACAAATGAAAGGGATCACTAGAAGTTTCAACATGCATTACATGCTCTGAAAAGGTTGAATATGCAGTGCCATGTAGCTGTGAGCTATCTTAAGCTTCTCCAAATGTTCCTGGGCAGTTTCATTTCCAGGTTACTGATTTATTTTAGTCTACAAGATTCTAGGTCTGTTGTCTAGACTTTCGAAGTGTTGAGTCTCCTTTGTGTTCCATGGTAGGAAGCTAATAGCTATCATCTACAATCAACAGAAGGCAACCTATACCATCAGCCGTTGAGATGCTTCCTCTTCAATGAACTGCAGTAAAACTTGACGAGGATAAGAACTTTCTGGGTTGACTGGCTCTACAGTTATCAAAATTTAGTGCACTTAGGACTCTATAAACTGGTAGCTGTTTGCCTGTTTCTCTCCATCTAAATTGGCATTAGCACCAGTGCACCACTGCACTACATGCTGCTTGTTGTGGAGTAGTGTGATAGATGATGACTCTGCTTGTTGTGGGTCAATTCTgctttttgaaaaatatttttctttGGATAGATGTGTATGTTGTTGTCCTTTCAGACAACATCTTTTCAAGGTGTAGAACCCTGCACTCAATTATTTCTTTGGCGCAGGATTTCTTGGATTATCCATATGTTTCTTGGATTGATGGGATTCTCTGCTTTCCCTTTCTGCCTTGTGCCCACGCACCATCCTCCTATGTTTTTACTTGAAGAGCCAATCGGGCTTGCTTGGCACAAACATATTCCCTGAGACACTCATTGCCTTTTCATTTATCATGCCTCTTGTCCAGTCTTCAATTCCTGACATGTTTCAACAATAAAATCATGATGACTTCACATTCAATAGCAGGTGTTTTTTACTTCCTAGTCTTACATATGGCCATGTCAGAATGAATCATCAATTTTCTGTTGTAACAACTGACCTCTTGTTTGATAAATATATGTACAGAACTAATTTACTCTGTTGTGGTTCATTTACATTATAAATTTGTAGGGTTCGCATTTGTTTATATGGAAGATGAGAAAGATGCCGACGACGCCATCAGAAGACTTGACCGATCTGAATTTGGGAGAAAAGGGCGGCGTCTTCGTGTTGAATGGACCAAGGTAACAATAATCATATATTTGGCTCATCAATTCTGTAGTTAGTACACATTTAATTGTTGCTTAAATATTCTAGCATCTTTGCCTCGTTGAGATGTGGACTGCTCTGGAAATAAAATAGGTTTTTATTTCCGGAACCATTGAGACTTGAGATATCTACGTAAAAATTGAATAGGATTACCAAGAATATTACGATGAGTTTAATTTAGTTTAAATTGAATACCAATCCTATTCGAGTACTACAGTAGAGAAATTATTATGTCATGTGCTTTTCTCCAACATATATACAAGTGATACGTGGTCGTGTCTCAAAAATACAACATACGGAGTAGAATTTACAATTTGTTCCACTGTGTTCAATCTATCACATCACCTGTATTTATTCAATTTAATTGTGTTTCAAAGCTAAGGGAAGATTCAAATATAATTGGGACATACGAAGTATAAAGCGGGACATATGGTCCCAAGTCCCAACCAAAGAACCTATAATCATAATACTCATAAACTCATGACAGTTGGTACTTACCTTTTGCACTGTTCACTTTCTTTACTTTGATCATATCTTTTTTTTAGCGAATATATAAAAACAACCAGGTTTACGTAAATGGTGCGTGGATATTTctcaaattatgtttttaaaatatatattttcataatttttattaatagaTGATTAAAGATaatcattcattatcattactccatgcctcaaagaggctcccacaagaagcggggtaagggggggtcggacatacgcaaccttacccctgcaattgcagagaggttgtttccaataaactcaaaagcgataacgggacgacaacggtACGGCCATTTTCTACTTCAttgaaaggaagcgaagaggtattaagagccattttgatttagtccattacatcccacaaccaaaagaacaaatgaatctttggctccatcggaaagAGACATGAGATGATTAAAGATAATACTGATCAAAATCATATGCAAGAGTCCACATGTAGTGATTAATATAAGAAGCATAATAAATATACAATTCCTTAAAATATCATATGTATTTGAAAATTTAGTTGCACAAATAGTTGGGTAAAGGTGGaaattttgaagttaaagttccTAATAATGTAAAATTTTCAAAGGATAAAAATTATATTGATAGAAGAAAACAAAACACACTTTCATATGTATTCTAATAAAGTGAATTGGTTGGTAAAAAAGAAACTACTTTTACAAAAAAAGAACCTGTCATTAAGAGATTTCAATTAACATAGGATTATAGAACACATCATCAATAGTTTAGAATATACTTGTACTCACGTATAATTTATACAATATGTTAATACAAACACGTGCATCGCACGGACTTAAAACTAGTACCATTTTATTAGAGAGGACAAAGTTTATTCTTCATTTTCTGTTGTTCGATCTGAACCCTAAGACAGACTTTTTCCCTGTTATCCATTGCTATCTTCACATACTTTTAGCAGCCTGGAATAGGTTGTAACATTGGTGTTAATTTTGAATTGCAGCAAGAACGTGACACTCGAAGGCCTGGTGGTGGTGCGAGAAAACCTGCAGCTAATGACAAGCCTTCTAAAACACTGTTTGTCATCAACTTTGACCCAATCTATACTAAATCCAAGGACTTGGAAAGGCACTTTGATGCACATGGGAAAATAGCAAACATAAGGATTAGGAGAAATTTCGCATTCATTCAGTATGAAACTCTGGAGGATGCTACTAGGGCATTGGAAGCTACAAACATGAGGTTGGCAaagtctaattttttttttccttgtgTCTATTTCTCCTTTAAGTACTAAacttttgtttgcttttttattttgttattctaCTATTATCATTTGGTATAATAGTAATGTAAGAGCTTTTCAATCAAAGTTGTTTTTAAATATTTGCTTCCATGGATCTTAAGGTACCCTATCTTGTTTGTGCTTGATGCCTAGAGTTTGGGACATCAAATTATGCACGTGTTGTTTACTGGGTGTATGCTAGAAGTCTCTAATTTACTGCATTCTGGGAAGGGGACTCACTTTTTCTTGGTTTATGCAAATTGACTAATCAAACAACTTACTTCGCCTTAGGTATGACTAATGAGACAGTCTGGACATGCCAGCGTGTTGAGACTTGTATGCTAATGTTGAAGACATGGAGATTTAATTGGTTTGTCACATGGTTATGCTTAATAGAGAGATTAATGCATGATCATTCAGAATTTTGCACATACGTTGAGCATGTAGCACTTGATTCAAACTTACGGAGGAAAGAGGTCTTTGTGGATGACCACATGAAAGAGTTTCTTGGTTCGTGTAGCTGACCCTGTCCTTTAGGGAATAAGGCTTAGGTTTTTCTGTTGTTAAAGTGGATAGGCTACATGCATTATTTTGTTACCTTTCTGATGGTTGTTAATTTGATTGAACTGTGCAGTAAGGTTATGGACAGGGTTATAACTGTGGAATATGCGATTCGGGATGATGATAGAAGCAATGGTCACAGTCCTGAAAGAAGGGGTAGGGACTTGTCTCCTGAGAGAGGAAGTTACCGTAGGAGATCTCCAAGTCCTTATCGCAGGGAGAGGGGTAGTCCAGACTATGGACACCGCAGGGATAGAGGTAGCCCTGACTATGGCCGTGGCGGCAGATCAGAAGCTAGAGGCAGTCCTGATTATGGCAGAGATGAAAGCCCTGCTAATGGAAGATACCACAGGTTTGTGCTAATCCTTACCCTCACTATTCATTTTTCTACAGTTGGAGACTAAAATTTTTAGAACATTTAATGTTTATGCAGTCGCTCTAGACCCGAAGCTCGGGGTAGTCCTGAATTTGTTAAAGATGAAAGCCCTGCTAATGGAAGATACCACAGGTTTGTGTTAATATCCAACCTGACTATCTTCGTCTCTCTACAATTTTGGGACTGAAGTTTAAGAACTTATACTGTCGATGCAGTCGCTCTAGACCTGAAGGCCGAGGAACTCCTGATTATCCTAAAGATGAAAGCCCTGCTAATGGAAGATACCACAGGTTCTGTTAATCTCTAAACTGAATACCTTCATTTCTCCTCAAACTCAATTTAAGACTTAATTTTTAGATTCTTTGCTGTTGAATATTGATGCAGTCGATCTAGACCTGAAACTCGGGGAACTCCTGATTATGCTAAAGATGAAGGCCCTGCTAATGGAGGAAGATACCACAGGTTTGTGTTCATTTCCACCTTAATTCCCTTAAGTTTTCCCGACTGATGAGGCCTTGGCCTAGTTAAAAATTGAGGTACTAGGTCTGAGTCCACATGCCCCTGTTGTACCTTTATATCTGTTGTGAACTTAAAGAACATTCAGTTCTCTCTTCACCTCAACTTTGGGCTTACTTACTTCATTGTATCTTAACTGTTATCGCAGTCGATCACCTCCACCACGAGAGAGGTCGAGATCCTAAGCAAGGAGATGGTCACAAATCGGTCACTGGAAGGGCTATTTCTGGAGAGAGGATGATATTCTAAGCAAAGAAATGATCTTGAATCAATATTTGTCAAGTGCAGTTTTAGAAGAGAGCTATAGTTGCTTAAAAAGTACCCTATTTGTGAAAATGCGTGTATCAACAATTTTAGGATCAAATTTAAATTGTGTTAGTGGCTTGATGTGTTTGATAATTGATATCCGGGTTAATTTATCACCTTTGCTATTTACAATCCGATAAACGTTGCTATTTTCGTGATATTTAGGTGGCTTTCACAAGCATTAAGTCAATGGACATAATGCAAGATCAATTTCAAGTTTTGTAGTTGGATGTTTCAAACCGTTTTTCTGCGTGTATTTTCGGTGTTTTTTGGTTGGTATGGTACTTATTTTGAAAAAAACGTTGGAAATAACAacattaaaatgagtgtttattATTGCTTAAATCTATTTGGTCATTTGTGCGGCTGGTGTAGCGAGCGAATAGAAAGCTGACAGGAAGCAGCGTTACGTTCTGGCAACGCAGCGATTGCACGCGTCTTTGGGTAGCCACGCTAACGGCTGTGAAAAGAATCAAATTTCGAATTCCCCCTTTCTCTCTTGGCACAGAGTACCTCTTAAAATTATTAGGTTTTCTTTATTGAATTAAAAAGGCAACTTGCAGATATTACTGACTATCATTTAACTTTATTTGGGATTGGATTTCGTCTCCAAACATATTTTTGGgcttttattattcaaaaactaAGACTGTTATTTTAGACTGAATTAAACTAgttaaaattgaattgaattgaattgaattgatttATAATGAGCAATAAGTTTTCATTCAATTTTCTTGATACTCTCCCGAGAAtaagatagatattttaatagaaAGTAGTTAAGATCCTACTTGATAAATTTGTGTTCCTAGGCCGGAAATAGTAATTTTCTATTTTCGATGTTTCCCTACTTTGTTCatgtttgttttgttaatttcaatAAAACTAAAATGATTTAATGCAGCGAGTTCTCCAGGTGGGATTAGTTCTAGTTGAGTTTTTTGAGTTTAGTACAATTTTGATGGAGGACCGTCGAATTGGTTCGTTGATAAAGATTTATACGAGGTTGCAACAATAGTTAATTTTCCGAATGCAATCAGATGGATCAAAATGATACTCATCTTCGCGGTTATAACAAATCGTCTCAATGAAAGTTGTACTTTCCAGCGGTATGGGCGAGAGATGTCCCACACTGCAAGATCTGCTCAACGATCGTATTTTTGATGAAGAAtacattatttaaatattttttatatgtattttttaaatcctaatttaaTTTGTAGACATCGTATATCTACTTGATACGAGTAGTTGATATTATCCCGTCCCTACAAACAATGAATGAGTAGACTAAAAAAGAGTTGTTTGAAATGTCAATAATGAGTCCgtacaaaatattcaaaatgaatCAAAGATGGAGTTGTATGAATGAATGAGAAAGTAGTAATTGTTTCATTATGATCAAATTTGTAAAACTGGTAGCCTTTCTTGAATACCAAATCTATTtctttaatactttaattaaaTAACCACAGTTTTCTAGAGTGGGTGTGCTCCTCGACAAAATAAAAAAGGCTCCTGGAATTCAAATATTtgacttattttttaaaatttataataataaagtTGGGAAAGTTATTGTTGTCTTTGGGTTAATTGTCTTTTGCGCAAGGAGGAGTAATATTTAGGGTGTTGCAAAATGCAAATAGAAGTGCCAAATAATGTTCCAAAATTAAGCTAGAATGAAAGAAGTTGGAATTGACTGGTGGCTTATAGCCTTATAGTGAGAGATTTAGTTCATGTATGTGGGTCAACCTTCTGGACACGAATCATGAGAGGCTTAATTGCAAACCTTTCATTTTCAGC contains these protein-coding regions:
- the LOC110799562 gene encoding serine/arginine-rich splicing factor RS41 isoform X2; its protein translation is MRAIFCGNLEYDARQSEVERVFKRYGRVERVDMKSGFAFVYMEDEKDADDAIRRLDRSEFGRKGRRLRVEWTKQERDTRRPGGGARKPAANDKPSKTLFVINFDPIYTKSKDLERHFDAHGKIANIRIRRNFAFIQYETLEDATRALEATNMSKVMDRVITVEYAIRDDDRSNGHSPERRGRDLSPERGSYRRRSPSPYRRERGSPDYGHRRDRGSPDYGRGGRSEARGSPDYGRDESPANGRYHSRSRPEGRGTPDYPKDESPANGRYHSRSRPETRGTPDYAKDEGPANGGRYHSRSPPPRERSRS
- the LOC110799562 gene encoding serine/arginine-rich splicing factor RS41 isoform X1, whose amino-acid sequence is MRAIFCGNLEYDARQSEVERVFKRYGRVERVDMKSGFAFVYMEDEKDADDAIRRLDRSEFGRKGRRLRVEWTKQERDTRRPGGGARKPAANDKPSKTLFVINFDPIYTKSKDLERHFDAHGKIANIRIRRNFAFIQYETLEDATRALEATNMSKVMDRVITVEYAIRDDDRSNGHSPERRGRDLSPERGSYRRRSPSPYRRERGSPDYGHRRDRGSPDYGRGGRSEARGSPDYGRDESPANGRYHSRSRPEARGSPEFVKDESPANGRYHSRSRPEGRGTPDYPKDESPANGRYHSRSRPETRGTPDYAKDEGPANGGRYHSRSPPPRERSRS
- the LOC110799562 gene encoding serine/arginine-rich splicing factor RS41 isoform X3, whose product is MMTSHSIAGFAFVYMEDEKDADDAIRRLDRSEFGRKGRRLRVEWTKQERDTRRPGGGARKPAANDKPSKTLFVINFDPIYTKSKDLERHFDAHGKIANIRIRRNFAFIQYETLEDATRALEATNMSKVMDRVITVEYAIRDDDRSNGHSPERRGRDLSPERGSYRRRSPSPYRRERGSPDYGHRRDRGSPDYGRGGRSEARGSPDYGRDESPANGRYHSRSRPEARGSPEFVKDESPANGRYHSRSRPEGRGTPDYPKDESPANGRYHSRSRPETRGTPDYAKDEGPANGGRYHSRSPPPRERSRS